Proteins from a single region of Styela clava chromosome 1, kaStyClav1.hap1.2, whole genome shotgun sequence:
- the LOC120345147 gene encoding uncharacterized protein LOC120345147, whose protein sequence is MSKKWTSIFRKKNSKTDSHGTTAADEELQFQPVPPESKQPIRLSSVQSNTQMQVAPAQSGSYGRDISENITQDMHKDKPSRGSKKGNRDLDKKLPTSNKENLTENWIADRFQNLNCKSEEDLHHNQGGNETNKNENIISGIQQKPGILEPPAKDFHSQGKDVSISDEYSDPFDALQQKALARKNKSADGYTEPYKAQRMHLEVSQAGSDDFQNAREGTFEDNYHDPWDKKAAENMTDYEDPWDSNKEATLPFPRKMSHDSHLSHDNLERQNLHRKLHNGKPHNDSWSSVASSASSASPSTVARRLVRVEHPRTSPRSSPHFDRRLILPREVTSNNYSEPWGSQSAKFRPIDKRLIKAEPSLEELRRMSPSGGSAGTASPLSSGRGSPDLGISHLRTSPSTNSNSSQVGLPPHMMNMRSKSRSLDMRNHAQVLVALANQNSHQMLPKSASDDHLTTVSSYQQHRPLNGLGEYEEPWDKPPISHSASFTNNSNNISHSRSRSYELQGSPLARQRPAYNHMSMRPRMNPMPTDESFYEHPWDNKAPANHLQSMQRFQQRKLELHPTEAINTRDFDPLLPLENQTWYHGSVTRDEAEFRLRDKLEGSFLVRKSESTRNSYSLSVQSSKGCIHMLLRCTRDDSWILGEFSSPFLSPPEMVAYYTRNRLKISDSDYVTLSYPIADTMM, encoded by the exons ATGTCGAAAAAGTGGACAAGTATATTTCgtaaaaaaaacagcaagacTGACAGCCATGGTACAACTGCGGCAGATGAAGAATTACAATTTCAACCCGTTCCTCCTGAAAGTAAGCAACCAATTCGGTTGTCATCAGTTCAGTCAAATACACAG ATGCAAGTAGCTCCTGCTCAATCAGGATCATATGGAAGAGACATCTCTGAGAATATCACACAAGACATGCACAAAGACAAGCCATCTCGAGGAAGTAAAAAAGGAAATAGAGATTTGGATAAGAAATTACCAACAA GTAATAAAGAGAATTTAACAGAAAATTGGATAGCAGATAGATTTCAAAATCTCAACTGTAAATCAGAGGAAGATCTTCATCATAATCAAGGAGGtaatgaaacaaacaaaaacgaaaatatcatttctggaattCAGCAAAAACCTGGAATATTAGAACCTCCAGCCAAAGATTTCCATTCCCAGGGAAAG GATGTGTCAATATCTGACGAATATTCTGATCCGTTTGATGCGTTACAGCAGAAAGCACttgcaagaaaaaataaaagtgcaGATGGATATACTGAGCCATATAAAGCCCAAAGAATGCATTTGG AGGTATCTCAGGCGGGGTCAGACGATTTTCAAAACGCCAGGGAAGGTACATTTGAAGACAATTATCATGATCCTTGGGATAAAAAAGCAG CGGAAAATATGACTGATTATGAAGATCCATGGGATTCAAACAAAGAGGCTACGCTTCCATTTCCACGTAAAATGTCACATGATAGCCACTTGTCCCATGATAACTTGGAAAGACAGAACCTCCACCGAAAACTTCACAATGGGAAACCACACAATGATTCCTGGAGTTCTGTTGCGTCATCAGCCTCATCAGCATCGCCAAGCACTGTCGCTCGTCGTCTTGTACGTGTTGAGCATCCTCGAACGTCACCAAGATCCTCGCCCCATTTCGACAGAAGATTGATATTGCCTCGTGAAGTCACCTCAAATAATTATTCCGAGCCGTGGGGAAGTCAAAGTGCAAAATTCCGTCCAATTGATAAAAGACTTATTAAAGCCGAACCTTCTTTGGAAGAATTACGTCGAATGTCCCCGAGCGGCGGAAGTGCTGGTACTGCAAGTCCACTCAGCAGTGGACGAGGTTCTCCGGATTTAGGTATTTCACATTTACGAACTTCACCATCGACAAACTCAAACAGCAGTCAAGTAGGATTGCCTCCTCACATGATGAATATGAGATCAAAGAGCCGATCACTTGATATGAGAAATCATGCTCAAGTGCTTGTTGCTTTAGCCAATCAAAATTCACATCAGATGTTACCTAAGAGCGCATCCGATGATCATCTCACCACTGTGTCATCATATCAACAACACCGTCCGCTAAATGGACTAGGTGAATATGAGGAACCCTGGGATAAGCCTCCCATATCTCATTCAGCATCGTTTACTAATAATTCTAATAATATATCACATTCTCGGTCCCGGTCATATGAGCTACAAGGCTCACCATTAGCGCGACAACGACCAGCGTACAATCACATGTCAATGAGACCAAGAATGAACCCAATGCCTACTGATGAATCTTTTTATGAACATCCATGGGATAACAAAGCTCCTGCTAATCACT TGCAATCAATGCAGAGATTTCAGCAAAGAAAATTGGAACTTCATCCAACAGAAGCAATAAATACTCGTGATTTTGACCCGCTTTTACCACTGGAAAATCAAAC ATGGTATCATGGAAGTGTTACCAGAGATGAGGCAGAATTCAGACTTCGTGATAAATTAGAAGGAAGTTTCCTTGTAAGAAAAAGCGAAAGCACAAGAAATAGTTACAGTCTCTCTGTTCA ATCATCAAAAGGTTGCATCCACATGCTTCTTCGATGTACGAGAGATGATAGCTGGATTCTGGGAGAGTTCAGTTCTCCTTTTCTCAGCCCGCCAGAAATGGTAGCTTATTACACAAGAAATAGATTGAAAATTAGCGATTCCGATTATGTCACTCTTTCTTATCCAATTGCAGATACAATGATGTAA